The genomic DNA CTTCTTCGATTACCTTTCCATTCACATAGGCAGGCATTCCGGCCAGGAGATACGCGACCCGGAGTGCTTCTTCAACTTCATCCTTGGTTACTCCCAGATTTTTCGCACCTGCCATCTGGGCCTTGATTGCATGCTGATCCCTCATGGAAGCAGCAATTGCAATCGCGATGAGTTTTTTTGTCTTTCGGGACAATGCCCCGTCATCCCAGATATACTGATCCAGGCGGAGAATCATCTCATGTATGTCAGGGTCGGTCTCAGCCAGTTTCTTAAAGATTTTGGGGACCTTTCCTATCTTCTTCTCAAGATCATCCATCCCTGAAGACATGTCCCTCACCCCTGAAGAACCATCGGTTCGCCACAGCAGACGAGTTCTCCCCCTCCGACTTCAAGAACTTTGACTACATTTCCACAGATTTCACACTCATACACTTGTCC from Methanospirillum hungatei JF-1 includes the following:
- a CDS encoding desulfoferrodoxin FeS4 iron-binding domain-containing protein, with the protein product MVNVSEEGQVYECEICGNVVKVLEVGGGELVCCGEPMVLQG
- a CDS encoding carboxymuconolactone decarboxylase family protein — its product is MSSGMDDLEKKIGKVPKIFKKLAETDPDIHEMILRLDQYIWDDGALSRKTKKLIAIAIAASMRDQHAIKAQMAGAKNLGVTKDEVEEALRVAYLLAGMPAYVNGKVIEEEIM